In bacterium, the DNA window TCCCATTGCGCCGCGGCTTGCCAGTTGTCCACGCAGGTCTTGATGGCCGGGCATTTCCATGTCCCGTAGTCGTGGTAGGCGATGATGCCACCGGGCATAATCAGCGGCGGCCATGCGGCGGTGTCCTTTTGGATAGCGTGCTTGTCGTGGCAGGCGTCGATGAAACAGAAGGCTAGCGGCGTGTCGATCTGCTTGGGTGCGTCCCATGAAAGCGCTTGGATAACCAGCGTATTATCGGCCAGGCCCAGCGCGGCCAACGTGGCGATAAATGAGGTCTTGCGCTCGTTTCCTATTTGCGCCGGTGACTTGCCGGGATGCTCGGTGTCTAGCACCTCTGTCACGGCTTGGTCCTGAT includes these proteins:
- a CDS encoding class I SAM-dependent methyltransferase translates to QDQAVTEVLDTEHPGKSPAQIGNERKTSFIATLAALGLADNTLVIQALSWDAPKQIDTPLAFCFIDACHDKHAIQKDTAAWPPLIMPGGIIAYHDYGTWKCPAIKTCVDNWQAAAQWEPLGIVGSTIAFRRPL